The following are encoded in a window of uncultured Sphaerochaeta sp. genomic DNA:
- a CDS encoding rod shape-determining protein: protein MKEKTNLSVGVDLGTSNLLIYVEGQGTLFNEPSIIAIDKATGNVVSVGYEAAKLDGKTHSKVEVARPLQGGVISDIQLIREILLFTLDKIFLSNLDSISRLLICIPSEITNTEKEAIIELGHGLGIQNTEIEQEIKAGALGSGVDIFAPRGHMVIDIGGGTTDFGILSLGEVVLSKSIKIAGDYFDKQIIDYVKTSHKLEIGNQTAERIKISLASLTGPFPVDEDGAPVVTEAMGRDLVTGLPRQILLHPEEIREVLLNCFDPIKSILLATLEETPPELAGDLVDSGILLTGGCSQIPGIKEYFTDIAQIPVYLSEVPLSAVIDGCKKMLKMTNRHFYSEL from the coding sequence ATGAAGGAAAAAACAAATTTATCAGTGGGTGTCGATTTAGGTACCTCGAACCTTCTCATTTATGTTGAAGGGCAAGGTACACTGTTCAATGAACCTTCGATCATTGCAATTGACAAGGCAACTGGTAATGTAGTCTCAGTTGGGTACGAAGCAGCAAAACTGGATGGGAAGACCCATAGCAAGGTTGAGGTAGCCAGGCCACTACAGGGAGGAGTAATCTCAGATATTCAATTGATCCGAGAAATTCTCCTCTTTACCTTGGACAAGATTTTTCTTTCGAACTTGGATTCGATCAGCAGACTCTTGATCTGTATTCCTTCAGAAATTACCAACACAGAGAAAGAGGCTATTATCGAGCTCGGTCACGGACTTGGAATCCAGAATACTGAAATTGAACAAGAGATAAAGGCAGGTGCTCTTGGTTCTGGTGTAGATATTTTTGCACCAAGAGGGCATATGGTGATTGATATTGGTGGCGGCACTACCGATTTTGGGATTCTTTCCCTTGGGGAAGTGGTACTCTCCAAATCAATCAAGATTGCCGGGGATTATTTCGACAAACAGATAATCGACTATGTGAAAACCAGTCATAAGCTGGAGATTGGAAATCAGACAGCAGAGAGAATCAAGATTTCGCTTGCTTCTCTCACTGGACCTTTCCCAGTAGATGAAGATGGTGCTCCTGTTGTGACTGAGGCTATGGGCCGTGACCTGGTCACTGGTCTTCCTCGGCAGATTCTCCTGCACCCTGAGGAAATCAGGGAAGTGCTTCTCAATTGCTTTGATCCCATTAAGTCCATCTTGCTGGCAACCTTGGAAGAGACACCTCCCGAGCTGGCAGGGGATTTGGTTGATTCTGGAATTTTGCTGACAGGTGGTTGCTCACAGATTCCTGGAATCAAGGAATATTTCACTGATATTGCCCAGATACCGGTTTATCTCTCTGAGGTACCTCTCTCTGCGGTGATAGATGGATGCAAGAAGATGCTCAAAATGACAAATCGGCATTTTTATAGTGAACTATAG
- a CDS encoding sugar ABC transporter permease, whose protein sequence is MKKNRSMILIFLTPAMICYLLVFLYPSIRTTIMSFFAVESVSDPISTWSFNGLENYRTLFNTAIFRQSMRNIANIWLVGGIGVMVTALFFAVSLTNGMKFAKFFRSVIYLPNVVSAIAMGTMWINYVYNSSYGLLHDIFATLGMTTLSETLWTGPDKLFWSMLVAYSFGMVGYHMLIFMASIEQIPKDYMEAAQIEGANVFQRFFHITLPFLRGCFRTNIVMWTVFTVAFFVWGQLFSPVNLSNATVAPMNYMYEIVFGSSASTTTVRDSGAGAAVGVIMMIIVIIAFSATNLIVKNDDVEL, encoded by the coding sequence ATGAAAAAGAATCGCTCGATGATCCTCATCTTTCTCACCCCGGCCATGATCTGCTACCTGTTGGTATTCTTGTATCCTTCGATTCGAACAACCATCATGAGCTTTTTTGCCGTTGAATCTGTATCAGATCCGATTTCAACCTGGAGTTTCAACGGGTTGGAAAACTACCGGACCCTGTTCAATACAGCAATCTTTAGACAATCGATGCGTAATATTGCAAATATCTGGCTTGTTGGCGGTATAGGGGTAATGGTCACTGCACTCTTCTTTGCCGTATCCCTTACCAACGGGATGAAGTTTGCAAAATTCTTCAGAAGCGTCATATACCTCCCCAATGTTGTATCGGCAATAGCGATGGGAACCATGTGGATCAACTACGTCTATAACTCTTCCTATGGATTGCTTCACGATATCTTTGCAACACTGGGGATGACGACACTTTCTGAGACCCTCTGGACAGGGCCGGACAAACTCTTCTGGTCCATGCTGGTCGCCTATTCGTTCGGCATGGTTGGGTACCACATGCTGATTTTCATGGCAAGCATTGAACAAATACCCAAGGATTATATGGAAGCTGCACAAATAGAAGGAGCAAATGTCTTCCAGCGGTTCTTTCATATCACCTTGCCGTTCCTACGGGGTTGTTTTAGGACAAACATCGTCATGTGGACCGTTTTTACTGTTGCCTTCTTTGTCTGGGGCCAGTTATTCAGCCCGGTCAACCTCTCCAATGCAACGGTAGCTCCCATGAACTATATGTACGAAATCGTATTCGGGTCCTCGGCCAGCACCACCACCGTCAGGGATAGTGGAGCAGGTGCAGCAGTTGGAGTTATCATGATGATTATTGTCATCATCGCCTTTTCAGCAACCAACCTCATCGTCAAGAACGATGATGTGGAATTATAG
- a CDS encoding EAL domain-containing protein, which translates to MRIMQRHCMVVGSVFLLALLTSLYYKRFILSIFFALLFLISMSIGFLISGKTGPWGFSNRSLTRWLKSHQANLDSVFCLYVSIHARGVFQSCVDRQELEVVYTRCTQELMGYFGVGNVQRMTHDEFAILRDFPSSTVVDEKEKVEYQTIVCQTITDRINGLLGSMDTSRLPPFAVTVGCASSGLRYRMDTLEQLVDLAYVTEETARKNRKKFIVADEVIRARKLDIDECKQGFLTEGWEEEFNPFFQPVIDPASFSVVGAESLARWQLGGFRVLSAQVFRDVACELHHITTIDLTIISKTFSIIRRMMMARIIPYTFKTVINVSDESLKKGFAKRMFFLAEQHGLHPSQIEFDIKDSALAFPESLLVIKELRETGFRVSLDVFTETAFDLQALVRADFDIIKLDFRAFSPQLQQVYAALKEAAEKGDVEILAKGIENKVVLDAAMALGCKYVQGNYFTQPIPESTFEVFMKKYQQGLDLGSSLG; encoded by the coding sequence ATGAGAATCATGCAACGTCACTGTATGGTAGTTGGAAGTGTCTTTTTGCTTGCATTATTAACCAGTCTCTACTATAAAAGATTTATTCTCAGTATCTTCTTTGCCCTGCTATTTCTCATCAGTATGAGCATTGGGTTCCTGATTTCTGGAAAAACAGGCCCTTGGGGATTTTCCAATAGGTCGCTTACAAGATGGCTGAAGAGTCATCAAGCCAATTTGGACTCGGTGTTCTGCCTCTATGTTTCCATCCATGCAAGAGGGGTATTCCAATCCTGTGTTGATCGTCAGGAACTGGAAGTGGTGTATACTCGCTGTACACAAGAGCTGATGGGCTATTTTGGAGTGGGGAATGTCCAGAGGATGACTCATGATGAGTTTGCCATACTCCGGGATTTCCCCTCATCCACCGTAGTCGATGAGAAGGAGAAAGTTGAATATCAGACTATTGTATGCCAAACCATCACAGACCGCATCAATGGATTGCTTGGTTCCATGGATACCAGCAGGTTGCCTCCCTTCGCGGTAACAGTTGGGTGTGCTTCCTCTGGTCTACGGTATCGTATGGATACACTCGAACAACTAGTGGATCTGGCTTATGTAACCGAGGAGACGGCAAGGAAGAATCGAAAGAAGTTTATTGTGGCTGATGAAGTGATACGGGCGAGAAAGCTGGACATTGATGAGTGCAAACAGGGCTTTTTGACTGAAGGGTGGGAAGAGGAGTTCAATCCATTCTTCCAACCGGTCATCGATCCTGCTTCTTTTTCCGTCGTGGGTGCTGAGAGCTTGGCCAGATGGCAGCTTGGAGGCTTCAGGGTGTTATCAGCCCAGGTGTTCAGGGATGTGGCTTGTGAATTGCACCACATCACCACCATAGATTTGACCATTATATCAAAGACGTTTTCAATCATACGTCGCATGATGATGGCGAGGATAATTCCCTATACCTTCAAGACGGTAATCAATGTGAGTGATGAGAGTCTGAAGAAGGGATTTGCAAAACGTATGTTCTTTCTGGCGGAGCAGCATGGATTGCATCCCTCCCAGATAGAGTTTGATATCAAGGACTCTGCCTTGGCATTTCCTGAATCCCTGTTGGTGATCAAGGAACTGCGAGAAACTGGATTCAGGGTCTCCCTTGACGTCTTTACTGAGACGGCGTTTGATCTCCAAGCATTGGTGAGAGCTGACTTTGATATCATCAAGCTGGATTTCAGGGCATTCTCGCCTCAGCTGCAACAGGTATATGCGGCATTGAAAGAGGCAGCAGAGAAGGGTGATGTTGAAATTCTTGCAAAGGGAATTGAAAACAAGGTTGTTCTCGATGCTGCCATGGCACTTGGATGCAAGTATGTGCAGGGTAATTATTTTACGCAGCCCATTCCTGAATCAACATTTGAAGTGTTCATGAAGAAATATCAGCAAGGCCTTGATCTGGGCTCTTCGCTAGGGTAG
- a CDS encoding DUF5107 domain-containing protein, translating to MTSIKSGTFKANAAIPIGTNPLPSFRDPKHDALVRVKPQVSSEYTAFMGLDCGKRSLPYQIQDRYDRNREEQDIPAIIMENNYLKATFLPTLGGRLISLIDKEKDRELLYCNASLQACNLSNLDAWFAGGIEWNIGQYGHAFTTCSDVFASTQKNEEGVQFLRFFEYERCKGLWWHIDFHLGDTSRLLYAQVHIHNLSSERKSLYYWTNTAVPVTEKTRVLASSDEALYLDPYAKNNTRLFGHMHMPQMEIYEDIDSSYPNQFKASNEYFFLCEKSPMPWECAIEGDGSGFFEVSTPPLSYRKMFCWGSHAGGKRWQRYLSPDSEAEYIEVQSGLAPSQLHGSYLEAQSSICWTQAFGSLEISPQEAHSPQYEVAMQAAADTIRLIIDEKRLRAMHQACLKASERSPEQIMHQGSGWAFLEQKVQNLSLPVAFRFERDSVKDQELPYLGLLTEGKLPVMDPDSRPLSAPPCSDTWKAIFMTALKNPCLTIHESATLNHYLGIIHLEQEEVSYAQTCWLKAMENLPNAWTARNLAQLEIRRGEVEEALRWYSIASRLSGFKADPAIAEEYCALLVAEQKTVEAQKLFEDIPSTWMDSSEALRITRAKLAVQEKNAPLIKSLVFDREIGHIREGDTPLNSLWFSYQSILYSEAHPEVGEDEVAKIVKERYPIPQNFNFMMFRE from the coding sequence ATGACTTCAATCAAGAGCGGCACATTCAAGGCAAACGCGGCCATACCTATTGGAACCAATCCACTTCCTTCCTTTAGAGACCCCAAGCACGATGCTCTGGTAAGGGTAAAACCACAAGTTTCTTCTGAGTATACCGCTTTTATGGGCCTTGATTGCGGCAAGCGATCTCTTCCCTACCAGATCCAAGACCGTTACGATAGAAACCGAGAAGAGCAAGATATTCCTGCAATCATCATGGAGAACAACTATCTCAAGGCAACCTTTCTCCCAACGCTTGGGGGAAGGCTCATCAGTCTTATCGACAAAGAAAAGGACAGAGAACTGCTCTATTGCAATGCAAGTCTTCAAGCTTGCAACCTTTCCAATCTTGATGCATGGTTCGCAGGAGGCATTGAGTGGAATATAGGTCAATATGGGCATGCCTTCACCACCTGTAGCGATGTATTTGCCTCAACACAGAAAAATGAGGAGGGTGTGCAATTCTTGCGTTTCTTTGAATATGAGCGATGCAAGGGTCTCTGGTGGCATATCGACTTCCACTTGGGAGATACTTCCAGGCTGTTGTATGCCCAGGTCCATATCCACAACCTTTCTAGTGAACGAAAATCCTTGTATTACTGGACAAATACTGCAGTACCAGTCACAGAGAAGACACGCGTTCTTGCAAGTAGCGATGAAGCACTCTATCTGGATCCCTATGCAAAGAACAACACCCGACTCTTCGGACATATGCATATGCCCCAAATGGAGATCTACGAAGACATTGATTCCTCATACCCGAACCAATTCAAGGCATCAAACGAGTATTTCTTTCTTTGCGAGAAGAGCCCAATGCCATGGGAGTGCGCCATTGAAGGAGACGGCAGCGGCTTCTTTGAAGTCTCTACACCACCCTTGTCCTACAGGAAAATGTTCTGCTGGGGGAGCCATGCAGGGGGCAAGAGGTGGCAACGCTACCTTTCTCCAGACAGTGAAGCTGAATACATCGAGGTCCAAAGTGGCTTGGCTCCAAGTCAATTGCACGGCTCATATCTGGAGGCACAGAGTTCAATCTGCTGGACGCAAGCCTTCGGTTCTTTGGAGATATCCCCACAAGAAGCCCACAGCCCACAATACGAAGTTGCCATGCAGGCAGCAGCGGATACTATTCGTTTGATCATAGACGAAAAGAGACTCAGAGCTATGCATCAAGCATGCCTCAAGGCAAGTGAACGCAGCCCTGAACAAATAATGCACCAAGGAAGCGGCTGGGCTTTCCTTGAACAAAAGGTCCAAAATCTCTCACTACCGGTAGCGTTCCGCTTTGAAAGGGACAGCGTCAAGGATCAGGAACTTCCGTATCTTGGGCTGTTAACAGAAGGGAAACTGCCGGTCATGGACCCCGATAGCCGACCTCTCAGTGCCCCTCCCTGTTCCGATACGTGGAAAGCAATATTCATGACTGCATTGAAAAACCCTTGCTTGACTATCCATGAATCGGCCACCCTCAATCACTACCTTGGGATCATCCACTTGGAACAAGAAGAAGTATCATATGCCCAAACGTGTTGGCTTAAGGCAATGGAGAATCTCCCAAACGCCTGGACCGCAAGAAATCTTGCGCAACTGGAAATCAGAAGAGGTGAAGTGGAGGAAGCTCTTCGATGGTACTCAATCGCAAGCAGACTCTCTGGTTTTAAGGCTGACCCTGCTATCGCAGAAGAGTATTGTGCACTCTTGGTTGCTGAACAGAAAACCGTCGAAGCCCAGAAGCTCTTCGAGGATATTCCCTCCACTTGGATGGATTCAAGTGAAGCTTTAAGAATTACCCGTGCAAAGCTGGCTGTTCAGGAGAAGAATGCCCCGCTTATCAAGAGCTTGGTCTTTGACCGGGAGATAGGGCATATCCGAGAAGGGGATACTCCCCTAAACAGCCTATGGTTCTCCTACCAATCCATCCTCTACAGTGAAGCACATCCTGAGGTAGGCGAGGACGAAGTGGCCAAGATTGTCAAGGAACGTTATCCTATTCCCCAAAACTTCAACTTCATGATGTTCAGGGAATAG
- a CDS encoding rod shape-determining protein — protein sequence MSAAMVHDKLGLGIDLGTANLLVFLEKKGIIFNEPAVIAFDRESGKIVAAGEDAHRMLGKVHSKIAVIKPLKNGVISDMRAAKALLTYVLGKIENLTEKDLSKTTCVICCPSEVTKIERDVMADLAAKMKITDVFIEEEIKSGALGAGVDIFKSKGVMVVDIGGGTTDVGIISFGDIVLSRTIRKAGSFMDDEISKYVKKTQSVEIGELTAEKMKIELGDLHVDAKNVVNRYAGRDMVKGIPKWVMLSTQEVQSVLTPVFDEIVKLITGVLKDTPPELSADIYKHGILLTGGCALIRGIEDYVKERIQVPVKVVQNPLTCVAEGTKYLLKNRGDYLVNPLQL from the coding sequence ATGAGTGCAGCAATGGTACATGACAAACTTGGGTTGGGAATAGATCTCGGAACCGCAAATTTATTGGTGTTCCTTGAAAAAAAAGGAATCATATTCAATGAACCTGCAGTAATTGCGTTTGATAGGGAATCCGGGAAAATCGTAGCGGCTGGAGAGGATGCCCATAGAATGTTGGGTAAGGTCCACTCCAAAATTGCAGTGATAAAACCATTGAAGAATGGTGTTATCTCAGATATGCGTGCAGCAAAAGCTTTGTTGACGTATGTGCTTGGAAAGATTGAGAATCTCACAGAGAAAGATCTTTCAAAGACTACCTGTGTAATCTGTTGTCCTTCTGAAGTGACAAAGATTGAACGCGATGTTATGGCTGATCTTGCAGCCAAGATGAAGATCACCGATGTATTCATCGAGGAAGAGATCAAGTCAGGTGCACTGGGTGCTGGTGTTGATATTTTCAAATCCAAAGGGGTGATGGTAGTTGATATCGGTGGTGGTACTACAGATGTCGGTATTATTTCTTTTGGTGATATTGTGCTTTCCCGTACCATACGGAAAGCAGGAAGTTTCATGGATGATGAAATCTCCAAATATGTGAAAAAGACCCAAAGTGTTGAGATTGGGGAACTGACCGCCGAGAAAATGAAGATTGAATTGGGTGACTTGCATGTGGATGCTAAAAATGTTGTGAATCGATATGCAGGAAGGGATATGGTGAAGGGAATTCCCAAGTGGGTCATGCTTTCAACCCAGGAAGTCCAGTCGGTACTGACTCCCGTATTCGATGAAATCGTGAAACTTATTACCGGAGTATTGAAGGATACCCCACCGGAACTCTCAGCTGATATCTACAAGCATGGAATTCTTCTTACCGGTGGATGTGCCTTGATTCGGGGAATTGAGGATTACGTCAAGGAACGGATTCAGGTTCCTGTGAAAGTGGTCCAGAACCCGCTTACTTGTGTTGCAGAAGGTACTAAGTATTTACTGAAAAACCGCGGAGACTACCTCGTTAATCCGCTTCAACTGTAG
- a CDS encoding aminoglycoside phosphotransferase family protein — protein MQISEYKLRQVINHFAIEGSLASIEVNKEGHINSTFFTTFTNEGSVQKYTHQRINTLVFKQPVALMENVSLVTSHIRSKLIGHYDNVEQRCLRVIPTRSGTNVYVDEDGGYWRTYQYIDHVKTFKTIADAEQAYLLGEAIGNFQLQLSDFDGNQLHETIPHFHDMRLRYEQLEEAIQVNHQDRIQMVGPEVEYLMDSKERGFILWDKMQEGSLPVRVTHNDTKINNVLFSLDGKEALCIIDLDTVMPGTILFDTGDMIRTATTTAEEDATDLSTVHCDTSLHHALLEGYFSKAEFLTPLERSLVVESGRNITQIMAVRFLTDFLNGDRYYHIDRENQNLDRARNQIALMQDMDSKWQTLSQGV, from the coding sequence ATGCAGATTTCAGAATATAAGCTCCGCCAAGTTATCAATCATTTCGCTATCGAAGGTTCCCTGGCTTCCATCGAGGTCAACAAGGAAGGACATATCAACTCCACGTTCTTCACCACCTTCACGAATGAAGGAAGTGTCCAGAAATATACCCATCAACGAATAAATACCTTGGTGTTCAAACAGCCGGTTGCCTTGATGGAGAATGTCAGCCTGGTAACCTCACACATACGATCGAAACTAATCGGTCACTATGACAATGTTGAGCAACGGTGCCTGCGTGTCATACCTACCCGTTCTGGGACCAATGTGTATGTTGATGAGGATGGGGGGTATTGGAGGACCTACCAGTACATCGATCACGTGAAGACCTTCAAGACGATAGCAGATGCAGAACAAGCATATCTCCTGGGTGAGGCCATAGGCAACTTCCAGTTGCAGCTATCGGACTTTGATGGGAACCAGCTACATGAAACCATTCCTCACTTCCATGATATGCGCCTACGCTATGAACAGCTTGAAGAAGCAATACAGGTGAACCATCAGGATCGGATACAGATGGTAGGACCTGAAGTGGAGTATCTCATGGATAGCAAGGAGCGGGGATTCATTCTCTGGGACAAAATGCAGGAAGGCAGCCTTCCTGTACGGGTAACCCATAATGACACGAAGATCAACAATGTCTTGTTCAGCCTCGATGGGAAAGAGGCGCTCTGTATCATTGACCTTGACACCGTAATGCCTGGAACCATCCTTTTCGATACCGGGGATATGATTAGGACGGCAACCACAACAGCAGAGGAGGATGCCACAGATCTTTCCACAGTACACTGTGACACCTCACTCCACCATGCATTGCTGGAAGGATACTTCTCAAAAGCTGAATTTCTTACCCCGCTTGAACGATCACTGGTGGTCGAATCAGGAAGAAACATCACCCAGATCATGGCAGTACGATTCTTGACGGATTTTCTCAATGGGGATCGCTACTATCATATTGATCGGGAGAACCAAAACCTTGATAGAGCGAGGAACCAGATTGCCCTTATGCAGGATATGGACAGCAAGTGGCAGACGCTATCACAAGGAGTATAG
- a CDS encoding ABC transporter substrate-binding protein — MKKKGMVVALLVLAVIATPLFAGGSAEDAAGKKTVTYWSMWNEAEPQGLVMAEAAEAFEEETGIEVEIVFNGREIRKTLQPALDAGETIDIFDEDISRVNSTWGEYLLPLEEYVSKSYPTTGGESYSDAVSTALIDLARQAGGGTLKTAPYQPFAFVVMYNKDLFNKAGITESPKTWAEFENVCAKLVQAGVTPITVDDAYMAAFFGYNMARLAGYERTLEMANNNEFNDPAVLEFGKIWSDFAKKGYISKKAASNIYPAGQIEEIAAGKVAMYLNGTWLPNEIKGNAPNFNWGAFAWPEMGPNGNGTEANNYGAQCFGINANSQVPDESFQFIVYLTTGEWDSRLAKESLGVPMGKNSTWPKQTAEAKTIIDNTTTWMTWAAGMENLADVNAKIKENFSKLILGSLNAEQFYAAMNK; from the coding sequence ATGAAGAAGAAAGGAATGGTTGTTGCACTGTTGGTATTGGCAGTTATCGCCACCCCGCTGTTTGCCGGGGGATCTGCAGAAGATGCTGCGGGGAAAAAGACTGTCACCTACTGGTCGATGTGGAATGAAGCTGAGCCACAGGGCCTTGTCATGGCTGAGGCTGCTGAAGCATTTGAAGAAGAGACTGGTATCGAGGTTGAAATCGTCTTCAATGGTCGCGAGATCAGAAAGACCCTGCAACCTGCTCTGGATGCCGGTGAAACAATCGATATCTTTGATGAGGACATCTCCCGTGTTAACTCCACGTGGGGTGAATATCTCCTTCCTTTGGAAGAGTATGTATCAAAGAGCTACCCCACCACAGGAGGGGAGAGCTACAGTGATGCTGTAAGCACTGCATTAATCGATCTTGCTCGTCAGGCCGGTGGTGGAACACTTAAGACAGCTCCTTACCAGCCATTTGCTTTTGTGGTTATGTACAACAAGGACCTTTTCAACAAGGCAGGTATCACCGAATCTCCAAAAACTTGGGCTGAGTTCGAGAACGTTTGCGCAAAACTGGTACAAGCTGGAGTTACTCCTATCACCGTTGATGATGCCTACATGGCAGCATTCTTCGGGTACAACATGGCTCGACTTGCTGGTTACGAGAGAACCCTGGAAATGGCCAACAACAATGAATTCAATGATCCCGCAGTTCTTGAGTTTGGCAAGATCTGGTCAGACTTCGCAAAGAAAGGTTATATCAGCAAAAAAGCAGCCTCCAACATCTATCCTGCAGGACAGATTGAGGAAATTGCCGCGGGAAAGGTTGCGATGTACCTCAATGGCACCTGGCTTCCTAATGAGATCAAGGGCAACGCACCAAACTTCAATTGGGGTGCATTCGCATGGCCTGAAATGGGACCAAACGGAAATGGCACTGAGGCAAACAACTATGGAGCACAGTGCTTCGGAATCAATGCCAACTCACAGGTTCCAGACGAATCATTCCAGTTCATCGTCTACCTTACCACCGGTGAATGGGACTCCAGACTGGCAAAGGAAAGCCTTGGTGTTCCGATGGGTAAGAACAGCACCTGGCCAAAACAAACAGCTGAAGCCAAGACTATCATCGACAATACCACAACATGGATGACCTGGGCTGCTGGAATGGAAAATCTTGCAGACGTCAATGCAAAGATCAAGGAGAACTTCTCCAAGCTTATCCTTGGTTCCTTGAATGCAGAACAGTTCTACGCTGCAATGAATAAATAG
- a CDS encoding carbohydrate ABC transporter permease: MAKKLRSLDHHTQVRLIPSYVLVVTWVIFTFVLIGWVFFASFSTSQEIFSDSMFKFESGFHFENYIRAWNTQKVSVYFMNSLMYTVVSCTSIILIASPAAYVLSRFKFRGNLSIQSLLASALGIPAIMIVMPLFSLVSRLRLTNNRWLLIFLYIAMNVPFTTFFLLAFFKSLSTTYEEAAYIDGCSPMGTFWRIMFPLVQPGIITVTVFNFITIWNEYFMSMIFANKPKVRPVSVGLFNMIQAMRYTGDWGGMFASVVIVFLPTFLLYIFLSERIIQGVTAGAIKG; this comes from the coding sequence ATGGCCAAAAAACTTCGTTCACTCGACCATCATACACAAGTTAGACTGATCCCTTCCTACGTCTTGGTAGTTACATGGGTAATCTTTACCTTTGTACTCATTGGCTGGGTATTCTTCGCTTCTTTTTCGACCAGTCAGGAAATATTCAGTGATTCCATGTTCAAGTTTGAGTCGGGGTTCCATTTTGAGAACTATATTCGTGCCTGGAACACACAAAAAGTATCGGTCTATTTCATGAACTCGTTGATGTACACCGTGGTATCCTGTACCTCGATCATCCTCATTGCTTCCCCTGCAGCCTATGTACTGAGCCGGTTCAAGTTTAGGGGAAATCTTTCCATCCAGAGCCTTCTTGCCTCAGCATTGGGAATCCCAGCGATCATGATCGTCATGCCACTGTTCAGCCTCGTAAGCCGATTACGCCTGACAAACAACCGTTGGTTGCTCATATTCCTCTATATTGCCATGAATGTTCCTTTCACTACTTTCTTCCTGCTTGCATTCTTCAAGAGCCTGAGTACCACCTATGAAGAAGCAGCCTACATCGATGGCTGTTCCCCTATGGGGACCTTCTGGAGGATTATGTTCCCCTTGGTGCAACCGGGGATTATCACGGTTACTGTGTTCAACTTCATCACCATCTGGAACGAATACTTCATGTCAATGATTTTTGCAAACAAACCAAAGGTGAGACCTGTCTCCGTTGGACTGTTCAATATGATCCAAGCCATGCGATACACAGGAGATTGGGGCGGGATGTTCGCCTCTGTCGTTATCGTTTTCCTCCCGACATTTCTCCTCTATATATTCCTTTCAGAGCGAATCATCCAAGGAGTAACAGCAGGAGCTATCAAAGGATAG
- a CDS encoding rod shape-determining protein, protein MAITIRKQEKETKSVVGKNIGIDLGTANILVYVEGEGIITNEPSVIAFDYETNEVLATGTMAANMIGKGHHGIKIVSPLNQGVISDIEATKKLIEISLHKIENINIDITESTLLLCCPSEVTQLERDSFMDLGNKLGVKDVFIEQEVKAGAIGSGLDIFSSNGSMIIDIGGGSTDIGVLSLGDIVVSESNRIAGNYFDGEIMDHMQYKHGLLIGKKTAERIKVEIGSLRQKIENPKETWVSGRDVVTGLPKKITIHENEIRDVLVKPFESIATMVLKVLQNTPPELSSDIIVNGIYISGGGAMIDGVDEFLHRKVGMDFHISKRPMTAVVDGTKLLLKNRGSYFVKPTD, encoded by the coding sequence ATGGCAATCACCATCCGAAAACAAGAGAAAGAGACAAAAAGTGTTGTTGGGAAAAATATTGGAATAGACTTGGGAACGGCTAACATCCTTGTCTATGTCGAAGGAGAAGGGATCATCACGAATGAACCTTCGGTAATCGCTTTTGATTATGAGACCAATGAAGTGCTGGCTACAGGCACAATGGCAGCCAACATGATCGGAAAGGGTCACCACGGTATCAAGATTGTGAGCCCGCTGAACCAAGGTGTCATTTCTGACATCGAGGCTACCAAGAAGCTCATTGAGATCTCCCTGCATAAGATTGAGAACATCAATATCGATATCACTGAGTCAACGCTCCTGCTCTGCTGTCCTTCTGAGGTAACCCAGTTGGAACGGGACTCCTTCATGGACCTGGGTAATAAACTCGGGGTCAAGGATGTATTCATTGAACAGGAAGTGAAAGCTGGAGCGATCGGGTCAGGCCTTGATATCTTCAGCAGCAATGGTTCGATGATCATTGATATTGGCGGGGGATCCACCGATATTGGGGTACTCTCCTTGGGCGATATTGTGGTGTCCGAGTCCAATCGTATTGCAGGAAACTATTTTGACGGTGAGATCATGGACCATATGCAGTATAAGCATGGCCTGCTCATTGGTAAGAAAACTGCTGAGCGGATCAAGGTGGAAATTGGTTCCTTGAGACAGAAGATTGAGAACCCGAAAGAGACCTGGGTGAGTGGACGTGATGTAGTCACCGGTCTTCCCAAGAAAATTACGATACATGAGAACGAGATCCGTGATGTTCTGGTCAAGCCATTTGAATCAATCGCCACCATGGTATTGAAAGTGCTGCAGAATACTCCGCCTGAGCTCTCTTCCGATATTATCGTGAACGGCATCTATATCAGTGGTGGTGGAGCGATGATCGATGGTGTGGATGAGTTCCTCCATCGTAAGGTTGGTATGGATTTCCACATCTCCAAGCGTCCCATGACGGCAGTGGTTGATGGAACCAAGCTTTTGCTGAAGAACCGGGGAAGCTATTTCGTAAAGCCAACCGATTAA